A portion of the Bifidobacterium bifidum ATCC 29521 = JCM 1255 = DSM 20456 genome contains these proteins:
- a CDS encoding ABC transporter permease, translated as MFSITIKLMKKSARMLIPAGIAILIGTAFIAATFLFSNSMDDSLRRQRTAQLGEANYIATMKTNSNGAVSENGSADRTTVADFNLDRIRATKGVKGARIDTSVSVSISAAGKRSNGYAVGTSTDRKLLPVRIVSGDQPVDNNEVALPKSVAKQLGVGVGDKVDVAPISNGSALSGTAVRDVRVVGLTSDPFGVYSFYGGASVLSENVVAAVYGVDDFDHMQAYMLLLDIDDADAAAAQRTVDEVSGLLPKSYGVESRRSVEAEAVRDLSSNNTSFPTIFLLSFGVLALFVAALVIANTFQVLVAQRRRTLALLRTIGAKKGQLYTSVLMEAGLLGLIASVLGIGFGVGLIALVTNTGVMEMMGMQARLILSWQAFVVPIAFGLIMTVLASLGSARSATSVTPLEALRPIELTDTSRAGKVRATIGVLTIIAGLALAGVAVWQLSGMLNGLDTMASDNYSSVLLMSIGGAALVFLGLVLTATFWLPVLMRGVVALVSMCGPSAKVAHANIQKNPRRVAATGTALLIGVTLVATIATGAASAKQTMGEALASRYSVDMIATGDGLKTSAVKEAAQVKGVAATMYAPTATVTAEGVNGGTMSLLLVGVKNTSELAGVMHADLSGVTVGDDTVLLPKYRATSGKEITFGSDAKLRFTAAESNGIAASTEQDGSASASSTNGGVSSSMRLKPVQSDYRRVSSNYDAVAFINTSHFNNGDVTATSHMLLMRVDTQSAGVSLSDVFNKIQDVFSYDSTVSITGPVAQRAQWETIINSMLMLLVALIAVAVLIALIGVANTLSLSVIERTRESATLRAIGMTRGQLRRSLAVEALLLSLVAGVVGVVLGTLFGWLGSYMVFSLYGKTVFPFEWGMNGIVLVVAAIAALLASVFPARRAVKTPPVEALAEA; from the coding sequence ATGTTCTCCATCACCATCAAACTCATGAAAAAAAGCGCGAGGATGCTCATCCCCGCAGGCATAGCCATCCTTATCGGCACGGCGTTCATCGCCGCCACGTTCCTGTTCTCCAACTCCATGGACGACTCGCTGCGCAGGCAGAGGACCGCCCAGCTCGGCGAAGCGAACTACATCGCCACGATGAAAACAAACAGCAACGGCGCGGTCTCCGAAAACGGCTCGGCCGACAGAACCACCGTCGCCGATTTCAACCTCGACCGGATACGCGCCACGAAAGGCGTGAAGGGCGCCCGCATCGACACGTCCGTCAGCGTTTCGATCTCCGCAGCGGGCAAGCGCTCGAACGGATACGCCGTCGGCACGTCAACCGACCGCAAGCTGCTGCCGGTCCGCATCGTCTCCGGCGACCAGCCGGTCGACAACAACGAGGTGGCGTTGCCAAAATCCGTCGCCAAACAACTTGGAGTGGGTGTCGGCGACAAGGTGGACGTTGCTCCGATATCCAACGGCAGCGCTCTGAGCGGCACCGCGGTGCGTGACGTGCGCGTCGTTGGCCTGACCAGCGACCCGTTTGGTGTGTACTCGTTTTACGGTGGCGCTTCGGTGCTGTCGGAGAACGTCGTCGCCGCGGTATACGGCGTGGATGATTTCGACCATATGCAGGCGTACATGCTCCTGCTTGACATCGACGACGCCGACGCCGCTGCCGCGCAGCGGACCGTCGACGAGGTCTCCGGGCTCCTGCCGAAATCCTATGGCGTGGAATCGCGCCGATCGGTCGAGGCGGAGGCCGTCAGGGACCTCAGCTCGAACAACACCAGCTTCCCCACCATATTCCTGCTGAGCTTCGGTGTGCTCGCACTGTTCGTTGCCGCCCTGGTCATCGCCAACACGTTCCAGGTGCTGGTGGCGCAACGCAGGCGCACGCTGGCGTTGCTGCGCACAATCGGCGCGAAGAAGGGCCAGCTGTACACATCCGTACTGATGGAGGCCGGATTGCTTGGCCTGATTGCGTCGGTGCTGGGCATCGGCTTCGGCGTCGGTCTGATCGCGCTGGTCACGAACACGGGCGTAATGGAAATGATGGGAATGCAGGCCAGGCTGATTCTCTCGTGGCAAGCGTTCGTGGTTCCGATCGCATTCGGCCTGATCATGACTGTACTCGCCTCACTCGGCTCCGCACGGTCCGCCACCAGCGTGACGCCGCTTGAGGCCCTGCGCCCGATCGAGCTGACCGATACATCACGCGCCGGAAAGGTCCGCGCCACGATTGGCGTTCTGACGATCATCGCGGGATTGGCACTGGCTGGCGTCGCCGTATGGCAGCTGTCCGGCATGCTGAACGGTCTGGACACCATGGCCAGCGACAATTACAGCAGTGTGCTGCTGATGTCCATCGGCGGGGCCGCGCTGGTGTTCCTCGGGCTCGTACTCACCGCCACGTTCTGGCTGCCGGTGCTGATGCGCGGCGTCGTCGCGCTCGTCTCGATGTGCGGTCCGAGCGCCAAAGTTGCCCACGCCAACATCCAGAAGAACCCGCGTCGCGTCGCCGCCACCGGCACCGCGCTGCTGATCGGCGTGACCCTGGTCGCCACCATCGCCACCGGTGCAGCCAGCGCCAAGCAGACCATGGGGGAGGCGCTCGCGTCCCGGTACAGTGTCGACATGATCGCCACCGGCGACGGCCTGAAGACCAGCGCAGTCAAGGAAGCGGCCCAGGTCAAGGGCGTCGCGGCCACCATGTACGCGCCCACGGCGACGGTGACCGCGGAAGGCGTGAACGGGGGAACGATGTCCCTGCTGCTCGTCGGCGTCAAGAACACCTCCGAACTCGCCGGCGTCATGCACGCCGACCTGAGCGGCGTCACCGTCGGCGACGACACCGTGCTGCTGCCGAAATACCGCGCCACCTCAGGCAAGGAGATCACATTCGGCTCCGATGCGAAGCTGCGGTTCACTGCTGCGGAATCGAATGGCATTGCGGCAAGCACCGAACAAGACGGGTCCGCCAGCGCAAGCTCGACGAACGGAGGCGTTTCCTCATCAATGCGTCTCAAGCCGGTGCAATCCGATTACCGCCGCGTCTCGTCCAACTATGATGCCGTCGCCTTCATCAACACCAGCCATTTCAACAACGGCGACGTCACCGCGACCAGCCACATGCTGCTCATGCGTGTGGATACCCAGTCGGCCGGCGTCTCCCTGAGTGACGTGTTCAACAAGATTCAGGACGTATTTTCGTATGACTCCACCGTGTCCATCACCGGTCCCGTGGCGCAACGCGCACAATGGGAGACCATCATCAACTCGATGCTGATGCTTCTGGTCGCGCTGATCGCCGTCGCGGTGCTCATCGCGCTGATCGGCGTGGCGAACACGCTGAGTCTGTCGGTGATTGAACGCACCCGCGAATCCGCGACATTGCGGGCCATCGGCATGACCCGCGGGCAGCTGCGGCGCTCGCTGGCCGTCGAGGCGCTGCTGCTGTCGCTCGTCGCAGGTGTGGTCGGCGTGGTGCTCGGCACGCTGTTCGGATGGCTGGGGTCGTACATGGTGTTCAGCCTGTACGGCAAGACGGTGTTCCCCTTCGAATGGGGCATGAACGGCATCGTGCTTGTGGTGGCCGCCATCGCAGCCCTGCTCGCCAGCGTGTTCCCGGCCCGTCGCGCAGTCAAGACGCCGCCTGTCGAGGCTCTGGCTGAAGCCTGA
- a CDS encoding ABC transporter ATP-binding protein, translated as MQPQTNAGAAQEQRHPIAIEAIDLVKDYGHGENAVHALRGVNVRFEQGRFTAIMGPSGSGKSTLMHTLAGLDSATSGHIVFDGADITTMNDNQLTMLRRHKIGFIFQSFNLLPMFTAEQNILMPLTLAGQKPDRQWFDMLTTTLGLKERLTHRPNELSGGQQQRVAIARALITKPSLVFADEPTGNLDSVSSAEVLSFLKRSVKELGQTVIMVTHDAVAASYADRAIVFADGQIVADEQRPTAESMNQLLMNERERATQLVGGPSAGTTVPRPPVAALKGHTEKASFVPGAPSVPGAPQHAAVAQHRR; from the coding sequence ATGCAGCCGCAGACCAATGCCGGTGCGGCGCAGGAACAGCGGCACCCCATCGCCATCGAGGCGATCGACCTGGTCAAGGACTACGGGCATGGCGAAAACGCGGTGCATGCGCTGCGCGGCGTCAATGTGCGGTTCGAGCAAGGGAGGTTCACCGCGATCATGGGCCCGTCCGGCTCCGGCAAGTCCACGCTCATGCACACGCTCGCCGGACTCGACTCGGCCACGAGCGGTCATATCGTGTTCGACGGCGCCGACATCACCACCATGAACGACAATCAGCTGACCATGCTGCGCCGCCACAAGATCGGCTTCATCTTCCAGAGCTTCAACCTGCTGCCGATGTTCACCGCCGAGCAGAACATCCTCATGCCGTTGACTCTGGCGGGTCAGAAGCCCGACCGTCAGTGGTTCGACATGCTGACGACGACGCTGGGACTCAAGGAACGTCTCACGCACCGGCCGAATGAACTGTCTGGCGGCCAGCAGCAGCGCGTCGCCATCGCGCGTGCGCTCATCACCAAACCGTCGCTGGTGTTCGCCGACGAGCCCACCGGCAACCTCGATTCCGTCTCCAGCGCCGAAGTGCTGAGCTTCCTGAAGCGATCCGTCAAGGAACTTGGGCAGACCGTCATCATGGTCACCCATGACGCCGTCGCCGCATCCTATGCCGATCGTGCGATCGTGTTCGCCGACGGCCAGATCGTCGCCGACGAGCAGCGCCCGACCGCCGAGAGCATGAACCAACTGTTGATGAACGAGCGCGAGCGGGCCACCCAACTGGTCGGCGGGCCGTCCGCGGGCACCACCGTTCCAAGACCGCCGGTGGCGGCCCTCAAGGGGCACACCGAAAAGGCGTCTTTCGTTCCGGGTGCTCCAAGCGTTCCGGGCGCTCCGCAGCACGCCGCCGTCGCCCAGCACCGCCGCTGA